The segment GGGTTCCGTTTGGTGGCCTGGGAATTTTTAATAGGCCGCGGCCCAGAGTGGGCGGCGCGTCTACTACGGCACGCTCTCCGATCTCATCACCAGCCTCGAGGAGGCCCAGACCGCGGGCAAGCTCCAGCAGCGCCTCAAGGTGCTCACGCACCCGGCGGTCCTCGTCGTCGATGAGATCGGCTACCTGCCGATCAGCCGCACCGGCGCCATGCTCTTCTTCCAGCTCATGGCCAGGCGCTACGAGACCGCCTCCACCATCCTCACCAGCAACAAGGGCTTCGAGGAGTGGGGCGAGATCTTTGGCGACGAGGTCATGGCGGCCGCCTTGATCGACCGCTTGCTCCACCACTGCCACATCGTGAGCATCCGTGGCAACAGCTACCGCATGCGCCACCACACAGAGCTCTACCGGGCTCTCGCCGCCGAGCCGAAGCCACAGGAATCTCAACCGAGACGGAAGGCCAGCCGTCGGGAGGCACCGACGCCCTGAGGCTCGTCACCCCCGCCGCTGGGTGTCAGATTTTCGATCGCCCAAAGTGTCAGATTTTCGACCGCCGTTGACATTCCGCGGACTCAGATCCGCGGCCTCATTGAAGCACGCCCCGGGCTCGTCGTCCGACAGCTGCGGCCGGCTCGATTCCGCGGACTCAGATCCGCGGCCTCATTGAAGCCGGGCGGCGCAGCCGCTCCTCGGTTTCTCGGTGACCCGCGCCCGTACCGCCGGTCGCGCTCCGCCCTCGGCAGAGGGACGTGCCGCTGGCGGATCACACGTGTGCGCAACGACCCTCCCTCGCTCCACCGTCCCCTACTCGGCACCGGCCGGCGCGGCTTCTCCGAGCCGGGTCGCCTCCATCGCTCGCCCCTCTCCCGTCTGAGCGCCCCCCTCCAACCACGCCCGACGCACGCCCCTGGGTCCGCGTCCCGCCTCGGTGTCCTCCCGGCCGCAAAACACCGCGCCCGGCCACCCGCATCTCGCGCGCGGCCGGGCGCAACTCACGTCAGCGGACCGCAGAGCGGTCAATACGCCGCCTTCACCCCCGGCTGCACCGTGGCCCAGCGGATGAAATCGCGCAGGTCATCATTGGCCGTCGCGAGGTCCTCCTGTCGGAGGTACATCATGTGGCCGCTCCGGTAGCCTTTGAAGCGAATGCGGTTCTGCAGCCGGCCGGAGGGGTCCATGTTCCACAGCGTGTACTTCGCGTCGAAGTAGGGCGTCCCGCCGTCGTAGTAGCCGGACTGCACGAACAGGTGGAGGAACGGGTTTTCCGCCATCGCCTGGCGCAGGTTCTCGCCCGTCTGGTCGCCGCTCCGGTTCCACGGATGGACGGGCCCGAACATCCAGTACTGGAGGTCCGTCTTGTAGCCCAGCACCTCGCGCAGGTAGTGGTTGATCGCCGGCGTGAACGAGTGGTTCCAGGACGTGAGCGCGGGGTCGTAGTCGTAACGCTCGCCGGCATCGGCGCGGTCCATTCCCTTGTACCGCGAGTCCAGCCGGCCGACGGTCGCGCTCCGGTCACGCAGCAGCTCCTTCCAGAAGAAGCTGGTGGGCACTCGCAGGTTGTGCTGGAGCACCACCCGCTCCGAGAGGCCCGAGTACCGGGCGATGCGCCGTGCGATCTCGGCGCGCCGCGCGGGCTCCAGCGAGCCACCGCGCGCGAGCGCGGGGATCAGCTCGTCGATGGTGAACCGTTCCACCTCGGGCAGCAGCTCCTCGAGATCCCGGCTCTGGAGGTCCGGCTCGAGCGCCTTGTGGTACCACGCCGTCGCGGTGTAGTACGGCAGCTTGAGCGCATCGCCCACCGGCCCGTCGCGCTCGATGCCGAGGTTCGTCGGCGAGACGAGGATCACGCCGTTGAAGAACATCCAGTGCGAGGATTGGAGCCGGCGCACCAGCCCGGCCACCCGCGTGGTGCCGTAGCTCTCGCCGATCAGGAACTTGGGCGAGGTCCAGCGGCCGTAGCGAGAGACGAAGGTGTCGATCCAGCGGGCGAGATAGGCGATGTCCTCGTTGACGCCGAAGAACTGCGAGCGGTCCGCTCCGCCCACGATGCGCGAGAAGCCCGTGTTGACCGGGTCCACGTAGACGATGTCCGCCACGTCGAGGATGGAGTGCGGGTTCTCGCGGATGCCGTACGGCTGGATCGGGAAGCCCTCCTCATCCACCGCCACGAACCGGGGGCCCGTGTAGCCGATGTGCATCCACACGGACGCGGAGCCGGGGCCGCCGTTGAACGAGATCACCAGCGGCCGGGTGCTGCGGTCGCGGACATCGCTGCGCTCGTAGTAGACGTAGAACAGCGACGCGATGGGCTTGCCGTCCGCATCCCACACGGGCTGGTTGCCGACGATGGCGCGGTACGGCACGCGCTGGCCCTTGATCGTGACGGTGTGCTCCGTGACGATCGCGGTGTCCAGCACGACCGCCACGTTCTGCGCGGACGCGGCGGCCGCACCGGCGAGCAGGAACGCCGCGGCGAGCAGCCGCGGACGGCGCAGGGTCGCGCGAGGCATCCTCACCTCCTGGGTTGTCAG is part of the bacterium genome and harbors:
- a CDS encoding carboxypeptidase, whose amino-acid sequence is MPRATLRRPRLLAAAFLLAGAAAASAQNVAVVLDTAIVTEHTVTIKGQRVPYRAIVGNQPVWDADGKPIASLFYVYYERSDVRDRSTRPLVISFNGGPGSASVWMHIGYTGPRFVAVDEEGFPIQPYGIRENPHSILDVADIVYVDPVNTGFSRIVGGADRSQFFGVNEDIAYLARWIDTFVSRYGRWTSPKFLIGESYGTTRVAGLVRRLQSSHWMFFNGVILVSPTNLGIERDGPVGDALKLPYYTATAWYHKALEPDLQSRDLEELLPEVERFTIDELIPALARGGSLEPARRAEIARRIARYSGLSERVVLQHNLRVPTSFFWKELLRDRSATVGRLDSRYKGMDRADAGERYDYDPALTSWNHSFTPAINHYLREVLGYKTDLQYWMFGPVHPWNRSGDQTGENLRQAMAENPFLHLFVQSGYYDGGTPYFDAKYTLWNMDPSGRLQNRIRFKGYRSGHMMYLRQEDLATANDDLRDFIRWATVQPGVKAAY